A genome region from Populus alba chromosome 3, ASM523922v2, whole genome shotgun sequence includes the following:
- the LOC118037956 gene encoding uncharacterized protein has product MAPHGEAIASAYTRTNAFPEPPRLSNDNLHRTRSDISSQLTKEVIDINLPPISEVEDARCECCGMSEEYTPEYIDRVRNKFLGKWICGLCTEAVKEEMEKNGGHKEEALNAHMSACTTFNKFVRAYPVLSQAEAMREMLKKSALRTKSFGPKGAQKMVGIARSSSCIAAITRDMDDLKLKK; this is encoded by the coding sequence ATGGCACCACATGGGGAGGCTATTGCTAGCGCTTACACGAGGACAAATGCCTTCCCCGAGCCACCAAGGCTCTCAAATGACAATCTTCATCGAACAAGATCCGATATTTCTTCTCAACTAACCAAAGAAGTAATTGATATCAATCTCCCACCAATATCCGAGGTTGAAGATGCAAGATGTGAGTGTTGCGGCATGAGTGAAGAGTACACCCCTGAGTATATTGATCGCGTTCGGAACAAGTTTCTAGGGAAGTGGATATGCGGGTTGTGTACAGAAGCAGTGAAAGAAGAGATGGAGAAAAATGGAGGCCACAAGGAGGAGGCTTTGAATGCACACATGAGTGCTTGTACGACGTTCAACAAGTTTGTCCGGGCGTATCCAGTTTTGTCTCAAGCTGAGGCCATGAGGGAGATGTTGAAGAAAAGCGCTTTAAGGACCAAATCCTTTGGTCCTAAAGGTGCTCAAAAGATGGTCGGGATTGCAAGGAGTTCAAGCTGCATTGCAGCGATTACAAGGGACATGGATGATCTCAAGTTGAAAAAATGA
- the LOC118037954 gene encoding homeobox-leucine zipper protein ATHB-15 yields the protein MAMSCKDGKQPIMDNGKYVRYTPEQVEALERLYHDCPKPSSIRRQQLIRECPILSNIEPKQIKVWFQNRRCREKQRKEASRLQAVNRKLTAMNKLLMEENDRLQKQVSQLVYENGYFRQHTHNTPLATKDTSCESVVTSGQHHLTPQHPPRDASPAGLLSIAEETLTEFLSKATGTAVEWVQMPGMKPGPDSSGIVAISHGCTGVGARACGLVGLEPTRVAEILKDRPSWFRDCRAVDVLNVLPTANGGTIELLYMQLYAPTTLAPGRDFWLLRYTSVLEDGSLVVCERSLKNTQNGPSMPPVQHFVRAEMLPSGYLVRPCEGGGSIIHIVDHMDLEPWSVPEVLRPLYESSTVLAQKTTMVALRQLRQIAQEASQSNVTNWGRRPAALRALSQRLSRGFNEALNGFSDEGWSMIGNDGMDDVTILVNSSPDKLMGSNLSFTNGFPAVSSAVLCAKASMLLQNVPPAILLRFLREHRSEWADNNIDAYAAAAVKVGPFSLQGSRVGSFGGQVILPLAHTIEHEEFLEVIKLEGVGHSPEDPIMPRDVFLLQLCCGMDENAVGACAELIFAPIDATFADDAPLLPSGFRIIPLDSGKEASSPNRTLDLAAALEVGPAGNRASSDHSANSGCTRSVMTIAFEFAFESHMQEHVASMTRQYIRSIISSVQRVALALSPSHLGSQAGLRSPLGTPEAQTLARWICQSYRSYLGVELLKSNGEGSESSLKTLWHHSDAIMCCSMKVLPVFTFANQAGLDMLETTLVALQDITLEKIFDDHGRKTLCSEFPQIMQQGFTCLQGGICLSSMGRPVSYERAVAWKVLNEEENAHCICFMFINWSFV from the exons ATGGCAATGTCCTGCAAGGATGGTAAGCAGCCTATCATGGACAATGGCAAGTATGTCCGGTACACGCCTGAGCAGGTCGAAGCCCTGGAAAGGCTCTATCATGATTGTCCCAAACCCAGCTCCATTCGCCGCCAGCAGCTCATTAGGGAGTGTCCAATTCTCTCCAACATTGAGCccaaacaaatcaaagtttGGTTTCAAAATAGAag ATGTCGAGAAAAGCAGAGGAAAGAGGCGTCTCGCCTCCAGGCGGTGAATAGGAAGCTGACTGCAATGAACAAGCTTCTGATGGAAGAGAATGATAGGTTGCAGAAGCAGGTGTCGCAGCTGGTGTATGAGAATGGGTACTTTCGCCAACATACCCATAAC ACACCGCTTGCAACCAAAGATACAAGCTGTGAATCAGTGGTGACAAGCGGTCAACACCACCTGACACCTCAGCATCCGCCAAGGGATGCTAGTCCTGCAGG GCTTTTGTCCATTGCAGAAGAGACTTTAACAGAGTTTCTTTCAAAGGCTACTGGAACTGCTGTAGAGTGGGTCCAAATGCCTGGAATGAAG CCTGGTCCGGATTCCAGTGGAATCGTTGCTATTTCTCATGGTTGTACTGGCGTGGGAGCACGAGCTTGTGGCCTAGTGGGTCTAGAACCTACAAGG GTTGCTGAAATCCTCAAGGATCGGCCATCGTGGTTTCGTGATTGCCGAGCTGTGGATGTGCTTAATGTGCTGCCCACCGCAAATGGTGGAACCATTGAGCTGCTTTATATGCAG CTCTATGCGCCAACTACGTTGGCACCTGGTCGTGACTTCTGGTTGTTGCGTTATACTTCTGTTTTAGAAGATGGAAGCCTTGTG GTATGTGAGAGATCACTGAAAAATACTCAGAATGGCCCGAGCATGCCACCAGTGCAGCATTTTGTGAGAGCAGAAATGCTCCCAAGTGGGTATCTGGTACGGCCTTGTGAAGGTGGTGGTTCAATTATACACATAGTTGACCACATGGATTTGGAG CCTTGGAGTGTGCCTGAAGTACTACGGCCGCTGTATGAATCCTCAACTGTACTTGCTCAAAAGACAACAATGGTG GCTCTACGCCAGCTGCGGCAGATAGCTCAGGAAGCTTCTCAGTctaatgtgaccaactggggcAGACGACCTGCAGCTCTACGAGCACTGAGCCAGAGGTTGAGCAG GGGTTTTAATGAGGCTCTCAATGGATTTAGTGATGAGGGATGGTCGATGATTGGAAATGATGGCATGGATGATGTTACTATCCTCGTGAACTCATCTCCTGACAAGTTGATGGGTTCAAATCTTTCCTTCACTAATGGGTTTCCAGCTGTCAGCAGTGCTGTCCTGTGTGCTAAAGCATCGATGCTTTTACAG AATGTCCCTCCTGCAATCCTTCTCAGATTCTTGCGAGAGCACAGGTCAGAATGGGCAGATAACAACATCGATGCCTATGCAGCTGCAGCGGTTAAAGTTGGTCCTTTTAGCTTACAAGGTTCTCGAGTTGGAAGTTTCGGGGGTCAAGTTATACTTCCGCTGGCTCACACTATTGAACATGAAGAG TTCCTGGAGGTCATAAAACTGGAAGGTGTTGGCCATTCTCCTGAAGATCCAATAATGCCCAGAGATGTGTTTCTTTTGCAA CTCTGCTGTGGAATGGACGAGAATGCTGTTGGCGCATGTGCTGAACTTATATTTGCTCCCATTGATGCTACTTTTGCTGATGATGCACCGCTTTTACCTTCTGGTTTTCGCATCATTCCCCTTGATTCTGGGAAG GAAGCCTCCAGTCCAAATCGTACCTTAGATCTTGCGGCTGCTCTTGAAGTCGGACCAGCTGGAAACAGAGCATCCAGTGATCATTCTGCTAATTCTGGTTGCACAAGATCTGTAATGACAATCGCATTTGAATTTGCATTTGAGAGCCACATGCAAGAACATGTAGCATCAATGACTCGGCAATATATCCGCAGCATTATATCTTCAGTTCAGAGGGTGGCATTGGCACTATCTCCTTCTCATCTTGGTTCACAGGCTGGTCTTCGGTCACCACTGGGTACTCCTGAAGCACAGACACTTGCTCGTTGGATCTGCCAGAGCTACAG GAGCTATTTGGGTGTGGAGCTACTCAAATCCAATGGCGAAGGAAGTGAATCTAGTCTGAAAACCTTGTGGCATCATTCAGATGCTATTATGTGCTGCTCAATGAAG GTGTTGCCCGTCTTTACTTTTGCAAACCAAGCTGGACTTGACATGCTTGAGACAACATTAGTTGCACTGCAAGACATAACTTTGGAAAAGATATTTGATGATCATGGAAGAAAAACTCTCTGCTCAGAATTCCCACAGATCATGCAACAG GGTTTTACTTGTCTTCAAGGTGGTATCTGTTTGTCAAGCATGGGCAGACCAGTTTCATATGAAAGAGCTGTGGCCTGGAAAGTGttgaatgaagaagaaaatgcgCATTGCATCTGCTTTATGTTTATAAACTGGTCTTTTGTCTGA